The genomic stretch GCGCCCAGGACGGCAGCCTCGTACGGGAGTTGGAGGGGCCGCCGGAGCGGGCCGCGCTGCTGGCCGCCGTGGCCCGGGACGCCGTGGAGCTGTTGACCGATCCGCTCGCCCGGGCCGGACTGCGCCAGTGCGAGGGCGACAACTGCCCGATCGTCTACCTCGACACGAGCCGTGGGCGACGGCGCCGCTGGTGCAGCAGTGAGGTGTGCGGAAACCGGGAGCGGGTCGCCCGCCATCGCCGCAGGGCCGCGCTCGCCCAGGCCTGACGATCCCTTATGTCCCTTCCGTGACGGGGCAGTCGAAGAGAAATCGAAGTGATTTCGATTACATACCGTTTACCTTCGCCTGGTCCGGACCAACGAACTCAGCACTTTGTTCATGGCGAAAATGTAAAGACATTGAGGGGGGAATGTGCCTCCGTGTCCCGTCCGTCATGTCACCACCGAGAAAACTGTCAGCCAGGTTTGAACACACAACGGCCCCGGTCCGTACGGGTGGTGGAGCGACCGACTGGGGGAACCCCCGGACACCGGAGGTGGGCGTGCGCAAGGATGCGGCCGTGGCCAATGAACGTGGATCGAGGGCCCGACATCGCATGTCCCAGCCCTCGGTGGAACCTGACGAGGAGCTGATGCGTGCTCTGTACAGGGAGCACGCCGGACCCCTGCTCGCGTATGTCCTGCGGCTGGTCGCCGGTGACCGGCAGCGCGCCGAGGACGTCGTGCAGGAGACGCTCATCCGTGCCTGGAAGAACGCCGGTCAGCTCAATCGAGCGACCGGATCGGTACGCCCCTGGCTGGTGACGGTCGCGCGCCGCATCGTCATCGACGGCCACCGCAGCCGGCAGGCCCGGCCGCAGGAGGTCGATCCGTCGCCGCTGGAGGTCATCCCCGCGGAGGACGAGATCGACAAGGCGCTGTGGTTGATGACG from Streptomyces davaonensis JCM 4913 encodes the following:
- a CDS encoding sigma-70 family RNA polymerase sigma factor, with the translated sequence MGVRKDAAVANERGSRARHRMSQPSVEPDEELMRALYREHAGPLLAYVLRLVAGDRQRAEDVVQETLIRAWKNAGQLNRATGSVRPWLVTVARRIVIDGHRSRQARPQEVDPSPLEVIPAEDEIDKALWLMTLSDALDDLTPAHREVLVETYFKGRTVNEAAETLGIPSGTVRSRVFYALRSMKLALEERGVTA